ttttaaattacaaaagttgcgttttaaacaatttattgattataTAGCTGTTGATCTTTAATtctctagaaattttgcaagcatggaggatttaaaaagaagatgtaatccaatggtggatttgtggttataaccaattttgtaagtaaactttgtccattaaaaaaaaagattgtctttcatttttataaactattgattcaacaaatttttacaaGTTCTCATTTGAGTTCACTagtaacatcacttttttacttactaataactattcaccacattagcaatttgtgaaaaaatttataaatttgttgatGGCTTTACCATTTTCCATTGGTCAAAACttcatataaattaaaaaatgttaggTTCCATAAATGAACTTGGTAACTAAGATAATAAAAGACCATAAATTTTTCCTTTGTAATTTTCCAATTGCAACATGTAAATGGTAAGGTTTCCCCTTCTGCCGTAGCAATAACAAATTTGGAGAAAGTTAATGGATACAAAACATTTGACACATGTTGATGAGGTAGTTAGTGGGGTTAGTGGTGTGCACAAATAAGAACTATTAAAAACATACCAACTGGATTGGTATGAGAAATGTGGTtagtttttgtgtgtgtgtgtgtgtgtgtgtgtgtgtgtgtgtgtatacagcATTACTCACAAATTTGGGAAGATTTATAAGAAGCAGAGCTCCCAATTTCAATTCTTAACAGTAAAAGGAAATAGTACATAAAGAGCCAAGGCCAGAAATATTGAAACTACAATAGTTTTTATTGGCATCCTTCCTTTATCGCTTCTCAAGACCATGGCTTCATAAATTGGTGCAGAGTTCACAACAACAAATCCTGCTATGAACATTTGCACAAATAGATTCTCCAATTTTCTGCCCATGAAAGCTTCCGTGAGCCCTCGAACTAATGCAGCTAGGTTGATTATCGCTGCCATTGTTAGTGAGATAAGCATAGGTGATGGTACACCAAAATCAAAAACCCCTTGTTCATACTTTTTGCTTTGTTCATCATCAACTACTTTGTTAGTCACGTTGAAACCTGTTGTGGAAATGCCTAAACACTTGAGAAAGTACTCAAGGGACCCGAACAAGAAGCATGAGAGTCCTCTTATCATCCACATTCTTTGATCATTCCACCACCTTTGAATCGTTCCTCCCTCTAAGATAAACTCAAGAAGATGTTGCCCATAAGCTCCGAGGAAAAGAAACACATACAAGAAAAACCATGACTCTGATACCTGCATCTcatgtttcaaatttattaatcataaaATCAATTCATTAATGTAAGTTTCTAAATCTATTATTTTACATgtatgatgcaaagaaaaatttttaTCACTTTAGCTAGCTAAAATCCACATTATAATCGTCAATATGTCAAATATTTTGAGAATTGATGCATATGAATAAAGGTgaacaaaaagagaaaggccTAGTTTTTTGCCTGTTTGATGCAtcttatttttcagttttatgAAAATagattgtttgaaaaaaaaaatacaactcaGAGAAAGTGAATTTTTAAAAGgctattcttaaaaaattacggTTTTAAACTCCTAAAGGTGCAAAAGTTTATGTGAAGCCTAACcattaaacaataatttatgATAAGAATTTGTAACATGCTTATGTATACCTTCTGggattatataaaagaaaaataccttTGGGAAAATACTGACTCCATTAAGGAGAGCAAGCTGGGGGATGAAGGCATATATGGTGATTGGAATTGACCAACTAGGCCAAAAAGAATAATGTGCATAGGCAAGGCCCATAAGAAGGCCTATGGTCTTGGTGCCGAATGTTATAGGGTTATACTTCGAGAACACCACCTCAATTAGGCCTATGGTCCATCGTTTGCATTGAACCAAAACTTCCACCAGGCTAATTGGTACGCCTCCCAAAAAGGCTGGCCTCTTAGGGTTGCAAAATATGGCCTTCCATCCCTCACCTTTTAGCCGATAGCCCGTAAAGAAGTCCTCGACCAATGAACCATATTTGAACCCAATCTATACATTTCACATTGATTAATTCGGTTACTCGTTATATATGTTAATTGGAAAACCCATTTAATTAAGTAAAAAGCTttgattaaaagaaagaaaagaaaagagaacaatataattaataagcttacctcttttattattattcctcTTAAAATTAATAAGCTTACCTTATAGCCCCAGCTTGTGCTAGTCTCAAAATTGCAGCCTGCTACCTTGTGTGCCAGTTCCAAAATTGGTTGGGACTGGATGTGCTTGGCCACAACATGATGTGGGTTTAATTCAGGAATTTCTGGTGAAATCATATTTGATGGACCTCCAAAGAAGGCACGTCGACAAAAAAAACATCCACTACCTGCATAATCAGGACCGGATAATCCATCCATCCCCAATGGATTAACTATAAACATGTATTTATGCTCACAAGCATAAATATCGTTTTCATTGAGTCCATGAAATTTTTGAGGGAATTGAATGTATCCTAGTGTAGACTGAATTTTAGGATCTGTTAAGTAACACAACACACGGATAGGTGTTTGTGAATCATTAGAGTACGTGTCGCAAtccaatgtcaaaatcatgggtGCATTGGTCATTACAGCTGATACTCGAAGCTTcaatacaaagaaaaacaaattcatGAACAAAAAGTCTAAATGAAAAATTGCGAGAATTGTAGTATGGTACAATTTGGCTAATACATAATCTAGGAAAGCTCACCAGGGCATTAAGGGCTCCTGCCTTAAAATGGTGGGGTGAAGTCCTACTCTTTTCTCTAGAGACATAGATGAGGCTTGGCATCAAATGGTCTGAGGTGTCTTTATCTTTGCTATTGTCTAACAAGACCTGCTCATACTCCAACTTTTCATATTAAATGCCAGCTGAGATTTAT
This genomic stretch from Castanea sativa cultivar Marrone di Chiusa Pesio chromosome 1, ASM4071231v1 harbors:
- the LOC142621720 gene encoding cellulose synthase-like protein G3, which produces MEGLRDCTTSSSTTSTPTFHTLRQARRTALNRVFAAIYSCAILALLYHHALKLIHSTSLASFVSLSLFISDIFLAFMWVTQQSFRMTPVYRSEFPEQLKQVVNESDFPALDVFICTADPYKEPPISVVNTALSVMAYDYPAEKVSVYISDDGGSQITLFAFMEAAKFASHWLPFCRQNNLADRSPDAYFASNQPWCSETEKIKEMYESMKIKVDNVLERGKVADDYITGEEELTAFTKWTNGFTRQDHPAVIQVLLDNSKDKDTSDHLMPSLIYVSREKSRTSPHHFKAGALNALLRVSAVMTNAPMILTLDCDTYSNDSQTPIRVLCYLTDPKIQSTLGYIQFPQKFHGLNENDIYACEHKYMFIVNPLGMDGLSGPDYAGSGCFFCRRAFFGGPSNMISPEIPELNPHHVVAKHIQSQPILELAHKVAGCNFETSTSWGYKIGFKYGSLVEDFFTGYRLKGEGWKAIFCNPKRPAFLGGVPISLVEVLVQCKRWTIGLIEVVFSKYNPITFGTKTIGLLMGLAYAHYSFWPSWSIPITIYAFIPQLALLNGVSIFPKVSESWFFLYVFLFLGAYGQHLLEFILEGGTIQRWWNDQRMWMIRGLSCFLFGSLEYFLKCLGISTTGFNVTNKVVDDEQSKKYEQGVFDFGVPSPMLISLTMAAIINLAALVRGLTEAFMGRKLENLFVQMFIAGFVVVNSAPIYEAMVLRSDKGRMPIKTIVVSIFLALALYVLFPFTVKN